In the Ipomoea triloba cultivar NCNSP0323 chromosome 6, ASM357664v1 genome, one interval contains:
- the LOC116023383 gene encoding nucleosome assembly protein 1;1-like → MSDQKDQPHTSDLASDLPAAAAALSAEDRADLVNAIKNKLQELSMGHSNFMDSLSPKVRKRVDFLREIQSQHDELEAKFFEERAVLEAKFQKLYEPLYTKRYEIVNGVIHVEGVSDESSMDQKLEQTIEEKGIPHFWLTAMKNNETLCKEITEHDEGALHYLKDIKWSRLDGEKGFKLEFFFDPNPYFSNNVLTKTYRMISEEEHILEKAIGTEIQWLPGKNLTQKILKKKPKKGSKDTKPITKVENCESFFLFFDPPQLPEDEEELEEETAELLQCQMEQDYEIGSTIREKIIPHAVSWFTGEAVSDDEDDDDNEDDEEDDDDDSEEEEDTEDDMNKNEERERKTDK, encoded by the exons ATGAGTGATCAAAAGGATCAGCCTCACACTTCTGATCTTGCTTCTGATCTCCCTGCTGCTGCTGCGG CTCTTAGTGCTGAGGATCGTGCGGATCTTGTAAATGCGATCAAG AATAAGCTTCAAGAGTTGTCAATGGGCCATTCTAATTTTATGGATTCTCTTTCCCCCAAAGTTAGGAAACGTGTGGATTTCCTAAGGGAGATTCAG AGCCAACATGACGAGCTAGAGGCTAAGTTTTTTGAAGAGAGAGCAGTGTTAGAAGCAAAGTTCCAGAAGCTTTATGAGCCACTGTATACCAAG CGTTACGAGATTGTGAATGGTGTGATTCATGTTGAAGGAGTTTCGGATGAGAGTTCAATGGACCAAAAATTAGAACAAACTATTGAAG AAAAAGGTATTCCCCATTTCTGGCTCACAGCAATGAAGAATAATGAAACACTTTGTAAAGAG ATTACTGAGCATGATGAAGGTGCCCTCCATTATCTTAAAGATATTAAGTGGAGTAGACTTGATGGTGAAAAGGGTTTTAAGCTTGAGTTCTTCTTCGACCCAAATCCCTATTTTAGCAACAATGTGCTGACTAAAACATATCGCATGATTAGCGAGGAGGAACATATCCTAGAGAAAGCAATAGG GACAGAGATTCAGTGGCTTCCTGGGAAAAACTTGACGCAGAAGATTTTAAAGAAGAAACCAAAGAAAGGATCCAAGGATACCAAGCCAATCACAAAAGTTGAGAACTGTGAAagcttctttctcttttttgatCCACCTCAACTACCAGAAGATGAAGAGGAACTTGAAGAGGAAACA GCTGAACTGCTTCAGTGTCAGATGGAGCAAGATTATGAGATTGG GTCAACCATTCGGGAAAAAATCATTCCTCATGCTGTGTCATGGTTTACTGGAGAGGCTGTTTCGGATGATGAAGATGACGATGATAACGAGGATGATGAGGAAGATGACGATGACGATTCTGAGGAAGAGGAAGACACAGAAGATGATATGAACAAGAACGAAGAACGTGAAAGGAAAACTGATaag TGA